CCGACGGCGAAATCGCGATCCGAGTTGCGTGGGACGAGGACGATCCGTCGCGCGGCGTGCTCCAGACGGTGATGGAGGACCGGCCCTTCATCGTCGACACGCTGCGCGAGTACCTCCACTCGGCGGGGCTCGACCTGCCGCTCCTTCTGCACCCGGTCATCGTCGTGGACCGGGACGCGTCCGGCCGCGTACTCGACATCCGCGACCACTCCGCCGACGGCACGCGCGTGTCGGTCGTCCACATCGTGCTCGACGACGCACACCACGCGGAGGTCCGCGAGACGCTGGAAGCCGAGGTGCGGCAGCGCCTCGAACTCGTGAGAGCCGTCACCGAGGACTTCTCCCCCATGATCGAGCAGGTGGGGACGCTCGTCGGTGAACTCGAGGCCAAGCGGACCGAGACGCCATGGCGCAGCGCCGAGTTCGAGGAGATCCAGGACCTCCTCCGATGGCTCGTGGACCCCGGTTTCGTCTTCCTCGGCTATCGCGCCTACCGCATCGAGACGGACGACGCCGGTCGCGACTGGATCCGCGTCGAAGAGGGAACCGGGCTCGGGATTCTCAGGGACGACGACAAGTCGAAGTACCACGAACCCCGTCCCTTGGACGAACTCCCCGCCTACCTCCGCGCCCGGGTGCTGGGCGGCCCGCTTCTCATCATCTCCAAGACCAACGCACAGAGTCCGATTCGGCGCAACGTCCGCATGGACTACGTGGGGATCAAGCGCCTGCGCCCGGACGGGACGGTGTACGGCGAGCACCGGTTCCTCGGCCTGTTCACCGCGAAGGCGTTCTCGCAGGAAGCCTCCTCCATCCCGATCCTGCGCCGCAAGCTGCGCGAGATCCTTCAGCTCGAAGCCGCGCCCCCCGGATCGCACGACTACAACGTCATCCTGGGGACGTTCAACTCGATGCCGAAGGAGGAACTGTTCCTCGCCTCGGTGGAGGAGATCCGCTCGGTCATCGATGCGGTGATGGCGACCGGCGGCGGGGACGACGTGCGGGTCACGGCGCGTCCCGACCAGCTCGGCCGCGGCGTCCAGCTCCTCGTCATCCTCCCCAAGACCCATTTCTCGGGGCAGGTGCGGAGGCGGCTGCAGGCGGCGCTGATCGAGGCCTACCGGGGGACGCTCCTCAACTACCATCTCGCGCTCGGCCAGGGCGACCAGGCGCGCCTCCACTTCTACCTGGCCCACGACCCGGACGAAGTGGGGTCGGTCGACCTCGACGCTGTCCAGGCGCAGGTGCGCTCGATCGTCCGCACCTGGGAGGAACGCCTCGAGGACGCGCTCGATGCCATCCACGGACCCACGCGAGGCCACGAACTCGCAACGCATGTCGTGCGTTTCTCGACCGGCTACCAGGCGGCGATGGACATCGACACCGCCGTCGAGGACGTGGCGGGTCTCGCGCGGCTGGCCGAGACGGGCGAGAGCCAGGTGCTACTCAAGCCGTCGCCCGGAGAGGCGGACGGGCGGCACTATCAACTGAGGCTCTACGCCCGGAAGGGCCACTACGTCCTGAGCGACGTGATTCCCACGCTCGAGAACCTGGGGCTTCGGGTGCTCGACTCGCTCCGCTTCACGATCCAGCTCAGGGACGAGACGCCCGAAGCCGCGGAAGAGACGTTTGCGGCGCGCGTCCAGTCCTTCGAAGCCGAGGCGCGTCGCGCCGGGGACCTCGACATAGCGGCGGCACAGGACCGGATCGGCGACATGCTGCGGGCCATCCGGGGGGGGATGGCGGAAGATGACCGGCTGAACGAACTCATCGTGACCGCCGGTCTCACGTGGCAGGAGGTCGCGGTCCTCCGGGCCTACGCGGGCTACGCGTTCCGCATCGGCGCCGTCGCCGCTCCCACGGGCGGCCAGTTTCCGCTCACGGCGTACCCCGACATCGCACGCTGCATTTTCCGGGCCTTCGAGGCGCGCTTCGATCCTGAGGCGCAAGAGGGGGCGGCCGCCGCGATGCGCCGTCTGAAGCGGGAGTTCAACCGCGGGCTCGCCACGGTGCGCGGCATCGAGGACGACCGGACGCTGCGGCGGATGATGGAACTCGTCCACGCCACCGTCCGCACGAACCACTACCGGGGCGAGGCGCGCCGTTCGCCTCTGCTGGCGCTCAAGATCTCGAGCCGTTCCGTCGACTTCATTCCGGAGCCGAAGCCGAAGCACGAGGTCTACCTGCGCGGCCCTCGCACGGAAGCCGCCCACCTGCGTATGGACGACGTGGCGCGCGGCGGGATCCGGTGGAGCGACCGCTACGGGGACTTCCGGGTGGAGGTGCTCGGGCTCGTGAAGACGCAGCGGGTGAAGAACGCCGTCATCGTGCCCGGCGGGGCGAAGGGCGCCTTCATCGTGAAGGGCCTGCCGGAGGACCGCGAGGCGCGGCTTGGGGCAGGGCTGGACAGCTACCGCGACTTCATTCGCGGGCTGCTCGAGGTCTCGGACGACGTCGTGGATGGCCACGTCACGCGACCTCCGGGGATGGTGATCCACGACGGACCCGACCCGTACCTCGTCGTCGCGGCGGACAAGGGGACGGCGAAGAACTCGGATACGGCCAACGAACTCGCGGCCGAAGCGGGCTTCTGGCTCAATGACGCCTTCGCCTCCGGCGGATCGCAGGGGTACGACCACAAGAAAGAGGGGATCACGGCCCGCGGTGCGTGGGAGTGCGTGAAGCGCCACTTCCGGGAAGCGGACATCGACTACGAAAACGAACCCTTCACGGCCGTCGGCATCGGAGACATGAGCGGCGACGTGTTCGGCAACGGGATGCTGCTCAGCAAGCAGATCCAGCTCGTCGCCGCCTTCGACCACCGCGACATCTTCCTCGATCCGAACCCGGAGCCCGAGGCATCGTGGACAGAGCGGAAACGGCTGTTCGAGCTCCCGGCTTCGTCTTGGGCCGACTACGACGCCGGACTCCTGAGCGAGGGGGGCGGCGTCTTCGACCGTACGGAGAAGCAGATCCACCTGTCGCCGCAGATCCGCGAGCGCCTCGCCATCGATCGCGAGGAGATGAACGGAAACGAGTTGATCCGCGCGATCCTGTCGGCGCCGGTCGACCTCCTCTGGAACGGCGGCATCGGCACGTACGTGAAGGCGAGCTCGGAACGTCACGCGGATGTCGGCGACCCGAGCGGCGATCCCACACGGGTCGACGCGACGGCCATTCAGGCGCGGGTCGTGGGGGAGGGCGGCAACCTCGGCTTCACGCAGCGCGCGCGGGTGGAATACGCGCTCCGCGGGGGGAGCATCAACACCGATGCCGTGGACAACTCCGCCGGGGTCGACATGTCCGACCACGAGGTGAACCTCAAGATCCTCCTGGGCGCCCCGCTGTCGCGCGGGGGGATCGACTACGAGGCGCGCAACGACCTGCTTCGCGAATGCACGGACGAGGTCGCGTGGAAGGTTCTCCGCAACACCTACAGCCAGAGCCTCGCCATCAGCCTCGACTACATCCGGGCGCGGCGCGCGCCCGCGACGTTCCGCGACGTGATCCAGCGCTTCGAGCGGGAAGGGATCCTGGATCCGGCCCTCGAATACCTGCCGGCCGGGGAGGAGCTCATCGAGCGGGAGAACGTCGGGGCGCACCTCACGAGGCCGGAACTCGCCACCGTGATGGCCTACTCGAAGCTTCATCTCAAGCATGCGCTCACGGAATCCAGCGTGTCCCGTGACCCGGCCATGATGGAACTGGTGGAGGACTACTTCCCCTTCGGGGCGCTGAAGGAGGTCGACACATCGGACCTCGAGGCGCACCGGCTGCGCCCGAACATCTCAAGCATGCTGCTGACGAACCGCTACGTGGACCGCATGGGCGCCACGAGCCACATCCGGATCATGGAGGAGACCGGCCGCGCCGCCGCGACCGTCGCCCGCACCTGGTACGTGGCATCACGGATCGCCGACGCCGAGGACCTGTACGAGCGGCTGCGCGTCGCGGATGTCCGGATGCGGAGCGGGGCGCAGAACGAGTGCTACCTCGCCATGGCTGACGCGCTGACGCGCGCGACGCGATGGCTCCTCGAACGGACCGACCCGGCAAAGCCGATCAGCGATGCGATCGAGTGGCTGCACGACCCCGTACGGGCGGTCCGCGAGGCCCTGCCGGAACTGCTCACGGCAGAGCGGCTGGAACGCTTCGAGTCCACCTGCTCGCTGCACGAGATGGACGGACTCGATCCGGAGGGCGCCGTGCGACTCACGACCTTCCGCTACGTGGACGAACTGCTGCCGATCGCCAGCCTCATCCGGGAAACCGGCGCCGGCACGCGCGAGGTCGGCGCCGTGTACTTCGGCCTCGCCGAGGAGATCGACTTTCCGTGGCTGCGGAGCCGCGTCTACTCGCTGGCCGCGGACGATCCGTGGGATCAGAGGGCGGCGCGCATCCTCGTCACGCGGCTCGAACTGGCGCGTTCGCGCATGGCGGCGCAGGTCATCGCCCTCGCCGAGGCGTCGACGACGGAAGACGCGATGCGCTCCTTCCGCCGCCGGAACGCGGTGGGGTTGAGCCGGATTCGGAACGTGATCGCCGATGTCCAAAGCGCCGGGGCGGGGCTCCCCGGGCTCGTCGTGGCCGTGGACGCCGTCAACGATCCGGGGATCCTGGAACCCCCGGATCGCTGACCGGCTCCAGCCAGCCGCAGCTTGGCTAGTAGTTGATGTACTGTTCGAGCTCCCACTCGGAGACCGACGCCACGTAGTCGCTCCACTCGGCCTTCTTGCGGCTCACGAACTGCTCGAAGATGTGGTCGCCGAGGGCGTCCTTCATGACTTCGTTCGCCTCGAGCTCCTCGACGGCCTCGCCCAGGTTCGCGGGCAGCACCTCGAGCCCGATCTTCGCGCGCTCCTCGTCGGACAGCTGCCACACGTTCGTGTCGAGCGGCGGGCCGGGATCGATCT
The nucleotide sequence above comes from Candidatus Palauibacter australiensis. Encoded proteins:
- a CDS encoding NAD-glutamate dehydrogenase, with product MKNKPAQQSDLGPLIREIESRLPDAPGEAVRGLSRRLFSRGYAHIADGRPVRALADDVAALYRLVAGAADGEIAIRVAWDEDDPSRGVLQTVMEDRPFIVDTLREYLHSAGLDLPLLLHPVIVVDRDASGRVLDIRDHSADGTRVSVVHIVLDDAHHAEVRETLEAEVRQRLELVRAVTEDFSPMIEQVGTLVGELEAKRTETPWRSAEFEEIQDLLRWLVDPGFVFLGYRAYRIETDDAGRDWIRVEEGTGLGILRDDDKSKYHEPRPLDELPAYLRARVLGGPLLIISKTNAQSPIRRNVRMDYVGIKRLRPDGTVYGEHRFLGLFTAKAFSQEASSIPILRRKLREILQLEAAPPGSHDYNVILGTFNSMPKEELFLASVEEIRSVIDAVMATGGGDDVRVTARPDQLGRGVQLLVILPKTHFSGQVRRRLQAALIEAYRGTLLNYHLALGQGDQARLHFYLAHDPDEVGSVDLDAVQAQVRSIVRTWEERLEDALDAIHGPTRGHELATHVVRFSTGYQAAMDIDTAVEDVAGLARLAETGESQVLLKPSPGEADGRHYQLRLYARKGHYVLSDVIPTLENLGLRVLDSLRFTIQLRDETPEAAEETFAARVQSFEAEARRAGDLDIAAAQDRIGDMLRAIRGGMAEDDRLNELIVTAGLTWQEVAVLRAYAGYAFRIGAVAAPTGGQFPLTAYPDIARCIFRAFEARFDPEAQEGAAAAMRRLKREFNRGLATVRGIEDDRTLRRMMELVHATVRTNHYRGEARRSPLLALKISSRSVDFIPEPKPKHEVYLRGPRTEAAHLRMDDVARGGIRWSDRYGDFRVEVLGLVKTQRVKNAVIVPGGAKGAFIVKGLPEDREARLGAGLDSYRDFIRGLLEVSDDVVDGHVTRPPGMVIHDGPDPYLVVAADKGTAKNSDTANELAAEAGFWLNDAFASGGSQGYDHKKEGITARGAWECVKRHFREADIDYENEPFTAVGIGDMSGDVFGNGMLLSKQIQLVAAFDHRDIFLDPNPEPEASWTERKRLFELPASSWADYDAGLLSEGGGVFDRTEKQIHLSPQIRERLAIDREEMNGNELIRAILSAPVDLLWNGGIGTYVKASSERHADVGDPSGDPTRVDATAIQARVVGEGGNLGFTQRARVEYALRGGSINTDAVDNSAGVDMSDHEVNLKILLGAPLSRGGIDYEARNDLLRECTDEVAWKVLRNTYSQSLAISLDYIRARRAPATFRDVIQRFEREGILDPALEYLPAGEELIERENVGAHLTRPELATVMAYSKLHLKHALTESSVSRDPAMMELVEDYFPFGALKEVDTSDLEAHRLRPNISSMLLTNRYVDRMGATSHIRIMEETGRAAATVARTWYVASRIADAEDLYERLRVADVRMRSGAQNECYLAMADALTRATRWLLERTDPAKPISDAIEWLHDPVRAVREALPELLTAERLERFESTCSLHEMDGLDPEGAVRLTTFRYVDELLPIASLIRETGAGTREVGAVYFGLAEEIDFPWLRSRVYSLAADDPWDQRAARILVTRLELARSRMAAQVIALAEASTTEDAMRSFRRRNAVGLSRIRNVIADVQSAGAGLPGLVVAVDAVNDPGILEPPDR